The proteins below are encoded in one region of Hordeum vulgare subsp. vulgare unplaced genomic scaffold, MorexV3_pseudomolecules_assembly, whole genome shotgun sequence:
- the LOC123417014 gene encoding NAD(P)H-quinone oxidoreductase subunit 2 A, chloroplastic, translating into MIWHVQNENFILDSTRIFMKAFHLLLFNGSFIFPECILIFGLILLLMIDSTSDQKDRPWFYFISSTSLVISITALLFRWREEPIISFSGNFQTNNFNEIFQFLILLCSTLCIPLSVEYIECTEMAITEFLLFVLTATLGGMFLCGANDLITIFVAPECFSLCSYLLSGYTKRDLRSNEATMKYLLMGGASSSILVHGFSWLYGSSGGEIELQEIVNGLINTQMYNSPGISIALISITVGLGFKLSPAPFHQWTPDVYEGSPTPVVAFLSVTSKVAASASATRILDIPFYFSSNEWHLLLEILAILSMILGNLLAITQTSMKRMLAYSSIGQIGYVIIGIIVGDSNDGYASMITYMLFYISMNLGTFACIVLFGLRTGTDNIRDYAGLYMKDPFLALSLALCLLSLGGLPPLAGFFGKLYLFWCGWQAGLYFLVSIGLLTSVLSIYYYLKIIKLLMTGRNQEITPYVRNYRRSPLRSNNSIELSMTVCVIASTIPGISMNPILAIAQDTLF; encoded by the exons ATGATCTGGCATGTACAGAATGAAAACTTCATTCTCGATTCTACGAGAATTTTTATGAAAGCGTTTCATTTGCTTCTCTTCAATGGAAGTTTCATTTTCCCAGAATGTATCCTAATTTTTGGCCTAATTCTTCTTCTGATGATCGATTCAACCTCTGATCAAAAAGATAGACCTTGGTTCTATTTCATCTCTTCAACAAGTTTAGTAATAAGCATAACGGCCCTATTGTTCCGATGGAGAGAAGAACCTATAATTAGCTTTTCGGGAAATTTCCAAACGAACAATTTCAACGAAATCTTTCAATTTCTCATTTTATTATGTTCAACTTTATGTATTCCTCTATCCgtagagtacattgaatgtacagaAATGGCTATAACAGAGTTTCTGTTATTCGTATTAACAGCTACTCTAGGGGGAATGTTTTTATGTGGTGCTAACGATTTAATAACTATCTTTGTAGCTCCAGAATGTTTCAGTTTATGTTCCTACCTATTGTCTGGATATACCAAGAGAGATCTACGGTCTAATGAGGCTACTATGAAATATTTACTCATGGGTGGGGCAAGCTCTTCTATTCTGGTTCATGGTTTCTCTTGGCTATATGGTTCATCTGGGGGGGAGATCGAGCTTCAAGAAATTGTGAACGGTCTTATCAATACACAAATGTATAACTCCCCAGGAATTTCAATTGCGCTTATATCCATCACTGTAGGACTTGGGTTCAAGCTTTCCCCAGCCCCTTTTCATCAATGGACTCCTGACGTCTACGAAGGA TCCCCCACTCCAGTCGTTGCTTTTCTTTCTGTTACTTCGAAagtagctgcttcagcttcagccacgcgaattctcgatattcctttttatttctcatcaaacgaatggcatcttcttctggaaatcctagctattcttagcatgattttgGGGAATCTCCTTGCTATTACTCAAACAAGCATGAAACGTATGCTTGCATATTCGTCCATAGGGCAAATCGGATATGTAATTATTGGAATAATTGTTGGAGACTCAAATGATGGATATGCAAGCATGATAACTTATATGCTGTTCTATATCTCCATGAATCTAGGAACTTTTGCTTGCATTGTATTATTTGGTCTACGTACCGGAACTGATAACATTCGAGATTATGCAGGATTATACATGAAAGATCCTTTTTTGGCTCTCTCTTTAGCCCTATGTCTCTTATCCCTAGGAGGCCTTCCTCCACTAGCAGGTTTCTTCGGAAAACTCTATCTATTCTGGTGTGGATGGCAAGCAGGCCTATATTTCTTGGTTTCAATAGGACTCCTTACGAGCGTTCTTTCTATCTACTATTATCTAAAAATAATCAAGTTATTAATGACTGGACGAAACCAAGAAATAACCCCTTATGTGCGAAATTATAGAAGATCCCCTTTAAGATCAAACAATTCCATCGAATTGAGTATGACTGTATGTGTGATAGCATCTACTATACCAGGAATATCAATGAACCCCATTCTTGCAATTGCTCAGGATACCCTCTTTTAG